From Bradyrhizobium sp. 4:
GGCATTCGGCGAGCTCGATGCCGGGATGCAGCGAAGCGACCGCATCGTCGACCTCTTCCACCGTATAGGGCTTCGCGCGCGGCGGCAGGTCGGCGCCGAGCCGGGCCTGGTACTCGACCTCCGGAATCGGACTACATTGTTTGACGTGTTCCACGCTCGCGGGCGAGGTCTTGATCAGTGGCGCGAACACCCGCCCATAGATCGGCGTGGAAATGCCAAGCTGGCGCTGGAGCCCGGGCTTCATGCCGGCGATCTTCCAGCCGACGACGTCCCAGCCCAATTCTTCTTCCACCATCCGCGCGATGCGGTACGCCGTGTCGGCATCCGGCGGCACCAGCCGCTGCTCGAGGCCGCTTTGCTGCCGGCCCTCGCGGCGCAAATCGGCGAGATGGCGGGCGAGTTCGCGTTGTCGGGAGAGATCCATCGGTGCGTCTCCATTCTATCCTGGTGTGCGGGCGAGGGCGGAGGACAGGACCGTCTCCAGCTCCTCTTGCACCTGATCGAGCGTGTCGGCGCTGCGATTTGCACGGCACATTGCGACCGTGCCTTCGATCGAGGCGACGACCAGCGTTGCAAGCCGCTCCGCGCGTTCGGCGGCCACTCCCTCGCGCAGGAGGGCTGAGCGCATGATCTGTCGCCAATCGGCGAACACGCCGTCGGCAAGATCGAGCAGGTGCTGCTGCGCCGTCTCGTCGTCCCTGTCGGAGGCTTCTCCGACATAGCGGTCGACGGCGACCGCGAGCACGGGGCAGCCGGCCTCGAAGCCGGTCGCTTCCAGCTGGCGGCGCCACGATGCGACGAAAGCTCGCAAGCCACCGATCACGCCGCGTTCGTTCATGGCCCTCTCCAGGGGAATGGACACCTGCTTGCCGGCAAAGGTTACGGCCTCGGCGATCATCTGCTGCTTGCCGCCGGGGAAGTGGTGACTGATCGAGCCGCGTGGCGTCGCCGTATGGCGGACGACGTCGCGCATGCTGGTGGCGTTGACGCCGCGCCGGCTCATCAGGTCGGCGGCGCCGGCGATCATCTTGTCGCGCGTGGTGGTCATCGGAACTTCCGCAATTGGCTGTGCTTTATCTAAACTATGACGATTGACATAGGCAAGCGGCACTGCGATATGACGTGCGTCATAGTCGCAGAAAGGAATAGGTTGACCATCATCACCGTGACCGCACCTGCCGGCCGGCTCGGTCTGGCGCAGCGCCGCTGCCTCGCCGAAAGCCTGACCGACGCCGTGCTCGCGCCCGAGATCGGCCAGCATGCGCCGGCGGCGCGAATGGGCTTTCAGGTGCATTTCCATGACCTGCCAGCCGACTGCATGGCGATTGGCGGCCGGCTCCTGTCGGACCAGGAAACGCCGCGCGACGTGATGACCGTCAATATCGCGGTGATGAACGCAGCCTGGCCTGCCGAGGTGCGAGCGGAGGTGATCCGCAATGTGCTGGCGCGGCTTGCGGAGGCCTGCGGCATGCAGGCGCCTGCGCCAACCTGGTGGGTCAATTTCGAGATCATCGAGGAGGGAAGCTGGGGATCGCGCGGCGGCGTGCTCTCGATCCTCCAACTCCTGGATTCCGGTGTGTTCACGCCGCAGCGGATCGAGGCTATCCGCGCGGCAATTCAGCCGCCGGCCTGATTTGCCCACCGACTATCCGGAGAGAAGCGAAATGAGCGAAGGTCAGATCCGCACCGAGGTGCACGGCCATGTCTTCAAGATCATCATCGACAACGCCGCGAAGAAGAACGCGTTCACGCCGGCGATGATGGAGCAATTGTCCGATGCGCTGACTGAGCTGCACGACAACGATGCCTATCGCGTCGGCGTGGTTTGCGCCGAGGGCGGGGATTTCACCGCCGGTCTGGACATGCCGAAATTCTTCGGCCCGACTGCGGAGAAGCGCAATATCAGGGAAGGCAATGTCGATCCGTTCGGCCTTGCCAAGCGCTGCCGCAAGCCTGTTATCACCGCCGTGCAGGGCATCGTGTTCACGATCGGCATCGAGCTGATGCTCGCCGGCGACATCGTGGTCGCCGCCGAGGATGCGCGCTTCTGCCAGATGGAGTCCAAGCGCGGCATTGCGCCGCTCGGGGGCGCGCATTTCCGCTTTTTGTCGCGCGCCGGCTGGGGTGACGCGATGTATCATTTGTTCCTCTGCGACGAGTTTTCAGCCGAGCGCGCCCACACAATCGGTCTCGTCCAGGAGGTCGTGCCGGCGGGAGAGCAGGTCGAGCGGGCGATGGCGCTCGCCGCCATCATCGCGCGCAATGCCCCGCTCGGCATCCAGGTCACCAAGGAAGCCGCGGCCAAATATATCGAAGGCGGCGAGGCGGCGGCGATCGCCTATATCCCGATAATCCGCGATCGCGTGCTTGCAAGCGCCGACGCGAAGGAGGGCATTCAGTCCTTCATCGAGCGTCGCGCGGCCGTCTTTCAGGGGCGCTGATCCGACGCGCTATGTCGGCCGATCCAGCTTCGACAGGATCTCCAGCGTAGCGCCGTCGCGCTCGCCGGAAAAATATTTGGCGAGCGCCTCGTCGAAAACGGGCTCATTGGACACCGCGTCGAACAGCGTCATCGACGACCGGAATTTGGCGTCATCGGGCGCGCCGAGGATGGCGTTGATGGTTCGACCCTCGATGGCAAGCACGAGGCGGGTGCATTCGATCAGGCGCGGACCGAGGATGGGGTGGGCGAGATAGGCCTTGGCCTCGGCGCGGGAGGCGATGGCGTAGCGCTGCGACATGGCGCTGAAGCCGAGGCCGGCGACCTGGGGAAAGACGAACCACATCCAGTGGCTCTGCTTTCGGCCCCGGGTCAGCTCCCCCTGGATGTCGCGGTAGACCGGGTCTTGGGCCCGGACAAAGCGTTTGAGGTCGAAAGGATCGGTCATTGGATACCTTAGGATACCCTGGAATGGCTTGCCGGAGCCTTGCCGGCCGCGATTATGCCTAACTTTTGGCTCCCAATGTGGTAGCTGGTATAGAATCTCCGGGTGGGGGTGGGTCCCCCCGGGGATCGATTTTGGGGAGCTGATGGTTTCCGACCGGGCACAAGCCGAGAGGCTATTGTCGCGCCGCCGTATTGGGCGAGCCGAGACGATATTGCTGTCTCTGGCCGCTGTCGCGCTGGCACTGGGCGCCGCCGCCTGGGTCGCGGATATCGGCGGTTCGGCCTCGCTGGTCACCGTCGCGCTGCCGCCGTCCAATGCGCCTTCATTCGATGATCGTTTCGCTTCTGCTTCCAGCAGTCCGCCCGCCCGCGAGCTCGGCTTGCGGACGCTGGAGCGCTCCGCGGTGAGTGCAGTCCAGCTCAAATTGCGCGACGCCAAGGCGATGCTTGCCCAGAAGCTCCAGGGCGACGACTGGCGCTCGACCCTGACCGACGACGACCGGCATATGTCGGAGGAGACGAGACAATCGCAGCGTGCTGACGCCATCCCGATGCCGCGCTCGCGCCCGCCCCAGGCCGACATCTCGGCCCAGATCGCCTCGAGCCAGGCTTACGCGGAGACCAACCCCAGGGTCGACAACCGCAACTTCTTCGAAAAATTCACCGACAAGATCAGGCTGGCCTCGCTGACGCCCGACAGTGGCCTGTTCGGCAAGGCGCCGGACCTCGCCGCGCTCGGTTACGATTCGCGCACCGCGGTCTACGACATCTCGGCCAAGGCGCTCTACCTGCCGAGCGGCCTCGCGCTCGAAGCGCATTCCGGCATGGGCGCGCTGATGGACGACCCGGAGCACGTCGACCAGCGGATGGTTGGCGCGACCCCGCCCGCGACCTACGATCTCAAGCCGCGCGAAAAACTGTTCCACGGCGTCCGCGCACTGCGCTTGACGCCTACCGAAGGCACCAGCGCGCTCGGCCGCGTCGGTCTGCTCACCCACAATTACATGCTCGGGCCCCGTGGCGACTCCAACGGTTGCGTGTCGATCAAGGACTATGATCGGTTCATGAAGGCCTACGACAACGGTGAGTTCAACCGTCTGGTCGTGGTGCCCAGGTTGACCCCATCGGCGACCGCCTCGCAGCGCGCGAGCACTGAGTCCTGATATCTGCTCCTGATATTTGCCTGCCGCGGCGGGGCTGCCGTTTTCCCTTCGTTAAGCCGTCATCGTCCAGAAGCAGCCCATGAGTGATCCGCAAAGTTCCGAGACCCCGCTGCGCACGACGTTCAAGATCAAGCTGAACGGCGACACGCTGGCGATCGCGACCGTCGGCCAGGCCTATCAATTCCTCACCAATTTCAAATCGGTCGAGTGGATGGAATTCCGCTCGCTGCACGAAGACGCGGTCGCGGCGCTCGAAGGCGCCGCCGAGAACGCCATGCTCGTCGTGCAGGCGACCAACGCCGTGCGCGCGCTGTTCGTCAGCGCCAAGCTGCTCTGAGAGCGATACGGCAGATATTGGGGAGATTCCCGGATTGCGCTGCGCTCCATCCGGGCTACCGCTCACGACTTGAATTCCGCTATAGGAACGGCAATAGCTCGCGAAGATCGCGCTCAAGCCGATACATTGAAACGTAGTTCAGGGAGAGACCCATCATGAAACGCCGTACATTTCTCAAGGGCGGCGCGGTCGCCGGCGCGACGACGCTGGTTGCCGCACCCGCGATCGCGCAAGGCGCGCCCGAGATCAGATGGCGCCTGACGTCGAGCTTCCCGAAGTCGCTCGACACCATCTACGGCACCGCGCAGACGTTTGCGAAATATGTTGCCGAGGCCACCGACAACAAATTCCAGATCCAGACCTTTGCGGCCGGCGAGCTCGTCCCCGGCCTGCAGGCGCTCGATGCGGTCAGCACAGCCTCCGTCGACATGGCGCAGACCCCGCTCTATTTCTACATCGGCAAGGAGCCGGCGCTGGCCTATGCGACCGGCGCGCCGTTCGGCATGAACCATCGTCATCAGGAGTCCTGGTGGCATTTCGGCGGCGGCGCCGACCTCACCAACGAGGCGCTGAAGCCGTTCAAGGCGCATGCCATCCTCTGCGGCAATTCCGGCACCCAGATGGGCGGCTGGTTCCGCAAGGAGATCAAGACCGTCGACGATCTCAAGGGCCTGAAATTCCGCATCGCCGGCATGGGCGGTCATGTGCTGGCGCGGCTCGGCGTGGTCCCGCAACAGATCGCGGGCGGCGACATCTATCCGGCGCTGGAGAAGGGCACGATCGACGCGGTCGAATTCGTCGGCCCCTATGACGACGAAAAGCTCGGCTTCCAGAAGGTCGCCAAATACTATTACTTCCCGGGCTGGTGGGAAGGCGGCGCCATGCTGCACATGATCGTCAACGACGAGAAGTGGGCGTCGCTGCCCAAGCAGTACCAGGCGATCGTCAACCAGGCGGCGTCGGCCGCGGGCGCCTGGATGCTTGAGAAATACGACAGCGTCAATCCGGCGGCGCTGAAGCGGCTGATCGCCAATGGCGCGGAGCTGAAGGCTTTTCCGCAGCCGGTGCTGGAGGCCTGCTACGCCGCGACCCAGGAGCATCTGAACGACCTCGCCACCAAGAGCGACCTCTTCAAGCGCACCAAGGAAAGCCACGACGCCTATATGAAAGAGCTGCTGTTCTACACGCAGATTGCGGAGAATTTTTACGACAATTATCTGCTCGGCAAGATGCGCAACAAGACCTGATCGCGCAAACTCCCGCAGGGTGGGCAAAGGCGCACTTGCGCCGTGCCCACCACTGCTTGCTCGACTCGCCATGGTGGGCACGCTTCGCTTTGCCCACCCTACAGCATCTATCGTGCGGTGAATTAAGCCGCGCCCAAACCCAGCTTCTCGTAAATGCGCCGTGCATAGGCGCCGAACGCGTCCGTCGTCTTCAGCGGCAGAGCCCGCGGGAAGGGCAGATCGATCGGGAAATAATCGGCCATCTTCGCCGGGCCGGCGGTCAGCACGGCGCAGTGCGAGGACAGGAACACGGCCTCCTGAATCGAGTGCGTGATGAAGATGATGGTCTTGCCGCTCTCGCGCCAGATCCGCAGCATCTCCAGATTCATCTGCTCGCGCGTCAAGGCGTCGAGCGCGCCGAACGGCTCGTCCATCAGGATCAGTTTCGGGTCGTGAATGAAGGCGCGCGCGATGGCGGTGCGCTGCTGCATGCCGCCTGACAGCTCTCGCGGATATTTCTGCTCATAGCCGGCAAGTCCCACCAGATTGAGCAGATCGCGCGCCCGCTCGCGCGCGGCCTTCATGGGAAGGCCGACGATCTCCGCCGGCAGCAGCACGTTGTCCAGGATGGTCCGCCATTTCAGCAGCAGCGCCTGCTGGAACACCATGCCGATGTCGCGGGTCGGATCGAACGGGCTTTTCGTGTTGCCGATCTTCACCGTGCCGCCGTCGGCGTCGTGCAGGCCGGCCAAGATCTTCATCACCGTTGTCTTGCCGCAGCCGGACGGGCCGACCAGCGAGACCAACTCGCCCTCCTGCACGTCCATGGTGACGTCGGACACCGCGAGGAATTCGGCTCCGCCGCTGCGATAGACCTTGCGGACGCCGTGCAGGCTGATGAAGGGGGTTGAGCTCATGCCAGCCATTTGTTCAAGTTTGCGGCCACGAAGGCATCGTCGCTGAGATCTGTATGCTCGCGAGTGACGCGGTCGATCTCATCCTTCTGGCCGGGGCTCAGGCCCTCGTTCGGATCGAGGCACCATAGGCCCTGCATCAGGCCCTGCCGTCGCAGCACCTCATGGCAGCCGGCGATGCAACCGTGAAAATCGTTGGCGACGTCGAAGAAGGCGCTGTTGCAATCGGTGACGCGGGCATCGAGCGCGAGCAGTTCGGCCGGGACGCTGTCCTTGTGCCGTGCCGCCTTGCAGCGCTCGAACTGTTTGATCGCGCTCGCCGTCCACACCGACCAGTGGCCGAGCAGACCGCCCTTGAAGTAGGTCCGCGTGGTGACGCCGTTGTCGCGCAGATCGAACGGCAGCATCAAATCGAGCAGGATGTGATCATCATTGCCGGTGTAGATCGCGACGCGGTCGAGCGCGCCGGCCGCCGCGACGCCGCGCAGAACATCAAGGGTC
This genomic window contains:
- a CDS encoding fumarylacetoacetate hydrolase family protein, with the translated sequence MDLSRQRELARHLADLRREGRQQSGLEQRLVPPDADTAYRIARMVEEELGWDVVGWKIAGMKPGLQRQLGISTPIYGRVFAPLIKTSPASVEHVKQCSPIPEVEYQARLGADLPPRAKPYTVEEVDDAVASLHPGIELAECRFVHDAAFPPMPAIMADGSGSGTIVLGEPIADWRKRDIANQEVVLNCNDAERRRGSAAEAIDHPLVPLAWLANELSRTGIGLKAGQTISTGTLTGMLRPKRGETYVADFGPLGTVSATYA
- a CDS encoding helix-turn-helix domain-containing protein, with the translated sequence MTTTRDKMIAGAADLMSRRGVNATSMRDVVRHTATPRGSISHHFPGGKQQMIAEAVTFAGKQVSIPLERAMNERGVIGGLRAFVASWRRQLEATGFEAGCPVLAVAVDRYVGEASDRDDETAQQHLLDLADGVFADWRQIMRSALLREGVAAERAERLATLVVASIEGTVAMCRANRSADTLDQVQEELETVLSSALARTPG
- a CDS encoding tautomerase enzyme, translating into MTIITVTAPAGRLGLAQRRCLAESLTDAVLAPEIGQHAPAARMGFQVHFHDLPADCMAIGGRLLSDQETPRDVMTVNIAVMNAAWPAEVRAEVIRNVLARLAEACGMQAPAPTWWVNFEIIEEGSWGSRGGVLSILQLLDSGVFTPQRIEAIRAAIQPPA
- a CDS encoding crotonase/enoyl-CoA hydratase family protein, whose translation is MSEGQIRTEVHGHVFKIIIDNAAKKNAFTPAMMEQLSDALTELHDNDAYRVGVVCAEGGDFTAGLDMPKFFGPTAEKRNIREGNVDPFGLAKRCRKPVITAVQGIVFTIGIELMLAGDIVVAAEDARFCQMESKRGIAPLGGAHFRFLSRAGWGDAMYHLFLCDEFSAERAHTIGLVQEVVPAGEQVERAMALAAIIARNAPLGIQVTKEAAAKYIEGGEAAAIAYIPIIRDRVLASADAKEGIQSFIERRAAVFQGR
- a CDS encoding DUF1810 domain-containing protein; protein product: MTDPFDLKRFVRAQDPVYRDIQGELTRGRKQSHWMWFVFPQVAGLGFSAMSQRYAIASRAEAKAYLAHPILGPRLIECTRLVLAIEGRTINAILGAPDDAKFRSSMTLFDAVSNEPVFDEALAKYFSGERDGATLEILSKLDRPT
- a CDS encoding DUF2778 domain-containing protein produces the protein MLSLAAVALALGAAAWVADIGGSASLVTVALPPSNAPSFDDRFASASSSPPARELGLRTLERSAVSAVQLKLRDAKAMLAQKLQGDDWRSTLTDDDRHMSEETRQSQRADAIPMPRSRPPQADISAQIASSQAYAETNPRVDNRNFFEKFTDKIRLASLTPDSGLFGKAPDLAALGYDSRTAVYDISAKALYLPSGLALEAHSGMGALMDDPEHVDQRMVGATPPATYDLKPREKLFHGVRALRLTPTEGTSALGRVGLLTHNYMLGPRGDSNGCVSIKDYDRFMKAYDNGEFNRLVVVPRLTPSATASQRASTES
- a CDS encoding substrate-binding domain-containing protein, with the protein product MKRRTFLKGGAVAGATTLVAAPAIAQGAPEIRWRLTSSFPKSLDTIYGTAQTFAKYVAEATDNKFQIQTFAAGELVPGLQALDAVSTASVDMAQTPLYFYIGKEPALAYATGAPFGMNHRHQESWWHFGGGADLTNEALKPFKAHAILCGNSGTQMGGWFRKEIKTVDDLKGLKFRIAGMGGHVLARLGVVPQQIAGGDIYPALEKGTIDAVEFVGPYDDEKLGFQKVAKYYYFPGWWEGGAMLHMIVNDEKWASLPKQYQAIVNQAASAAGAWMLEKYDSVNPAALKRLIANGAELKAFPQPVLEACYAATQEHLNDLATKSDLFKRTKESHDAYMKELLFYTQIAENFYDNYLLGKMRNKT
- a CDS encoding ABC transporter ATP-binding protein, which gives rise to MAGMSSTPFISLHGVRKVYRSGGAEFLAVSDVTMDVQEGELVSLVGPSGCGKTTVMKILAGLHDADGGTVKIGNTKSPFDPTRDIGMVFQQALLLKWRTILDNVLLPAEIVGLPMKAARERARDLLNLVGLAGYEQKYPRELSGGMQQRTAIARAFIHDPKLILMDEPFGALDALTREQMNLEMLRIWRESGKTIIFITHSIQEAVFLSSHCAVLTAGPAKMADYFPIDLPFPRALPLKTTDAFGAYARRIYEKLGLGAA